A region of Rhodanobacteraceae bacterium DNA encodes the following proteins:
- a CDS encoding polyketide synthase module — MTQGDPRTTAATNEFDPFAQPALARVVPALEAQREVWLAAKLVPEASLAYNEAVSLKLSGALDVTALRAALDAVVARHDALRATLGTDGAEVCIAEHVDLPLRERDLSALSPADRASEIATAERMVVETPFDLEHGPLLRAELLKLGGDQHLLLLSAHHIVCDGWSWGVIVHDLGEAYRAAHTHSAPDLAAADSFADFAVAEARYAQSDDFRAAERYWLSRYATLPTPLDLPTDHPRPRFRGFASQRCDLHLEPADVRAAAQCAARHGASLYALLLAAFAALLHRFSGQDDLVIGVPAAGQAGGHEQMVGHAVNILPVRLPVTDAMPFQQFLADVRGQLLDAFEHQRYTFGTLLTRLAMPRDPSRLPLVSVLFNLDRAFGPDQADFGDLQFEFASVPRSFENFELFINAVQRGDGGLSLECQFNSGLYDSGTIEAWLDAYVTLLRGIVEDATLAVGRVPLLSAAQAAWLESLQPARTPYEAGRLAHEYFERQADRTPQNAAVRDAQVRWTYAELEARANRIAHVLRARGVGRGALVGICLERNADMLAVVLGTLKTGAGYVPLDPAYPAERLAFMVADAELAALVVSDSVPANVAFPVERTLSLARDSEELAKASAARLARDPGTDPSRDVAYVIFTSGSTGKPKGVLVPHQAASNLLTSLQREPGIRAEDRLVAVTTLSFDIAFMELLLPLCVGAEIVIAGRDEVRDGAALRGLIERSEATLLQATPSGWRILLDSGWRGHPGFRAVSGGEPLSVDLAEALLERCGEVWNGYGPTEATVYSTFWRVTNPRAGIYIGSPVANSSVRVLDAQGLPCPLGVPGELYIGGDGVALGYLHRPELDAERFLPDPDATIAGARRYRTGDRGRWTARGWIEHLGRLDFQIKLRGYRIEPGEIEANLVEAPGVARAVVIVREDRPGDQRLVAYVTGRDNIGPDEASLRTWLHGRLPEYMVPQHFVVLDAIPLLPNGKTDRKSLPAPQAQLSSGREYVAPRDEREARVAEAMEQTLALPGIGIHDDFFALGGHSLLAAQLTARLNREFGITLSLRTLFDSPTIAGLAAAIGEQLAKGDASAPEHIARRADRTRAPASLMQQRLWFLEEMNPGRVAYNTPSAHRLRGHLDESAFERAFAAMVERQAVLRTSLRREGDQVLQIVEPAVDVKLFPAEDLSGLPEQVRESELMRRLQVLTDIPFDLTRAPLFRAHMFKLGEDDHAFFFMPHHIIWDGWSFDLMYTELATSYRAIKAGQPAGLPELPVSYGDFSEWHWRWLEGPQLQSQLAFWRERLKNSGEPKNLPTDRPRRPGMSGVGRTEWIRVSRETTEAMREAARAADATLNMGLLALYYILLYGTTGQRDLVVGTPVRGRNQVEVESVMGYFTNLVPLHLALDPALSFVDFLREVKRMVVDSFGNPDVPLEYLQRELRARYGGSAPLYQALFSFQDARQRITDWGGLSHEQILLFQSGATEDLGLWFLENAKGMIGGVTYNADILDADTVRMQRARYLELLVRVIEDPHQSIAALTQKMRNPQEGRQAATAAAVPVQPSQPPAGDGAGAAATVKPVAEQSAVSPTPASQPIGALERALMEIWCEVLQVREIGIHADFFDLGGDSLLAVRMFHLAQKLTGVNLPLATLLTAPTIARQAAAFRAAGAKEPETTGSAIFVDDSVRDPWAPLVPIQPRGSRPPLFCIHAVGGNVLNYVPVAKALGEEQPFYGIQAIGLNGLTPPLDSLTEMATRYLAEIRTVQPHGPYFLAGGSMGGMIAYEIARQMRSQGETIGLLAMFDTYGPSNRQFEVSGRWEKRLARARGLDLQGKLGMLAHALAWRIRHVADIVRIRWFRLRRKTIPHDLRYREIERVHERAYMGYTAVSSDIPVTLFRASEQCEGVTTSRALGWEETVSGKIEVIDMPGGHDNLVEQPKLVENLREVLARAQAAQGH, encoded by the coding sequence ATGACCCAGGGAGATCCACGCACCACCGCAGCAACCAATGAGTTCGATCCGTTCGCGCAGCCGGCGCTGGCGCGCGTGGTGCCCGCGCTGGAGGCGCAGCGGGAAGTGTGGCTGGCCGCCAAGCTCGTGCCGGAAGCTTCGCTGGCCTACAACGAAGCGGTCAGCCTGAAACTGTCCGGTGCGCTCGACGTTACCGCCCTGCGTGCCGCGCTCGATGCGGTGGTGGCGCGTCACGATGCGCTGCGCGCCACGCTCGGGACCGACGGCGCCGAGGTGTGCATCGCCGAACACGTCGATCTGCCCTTGCGCGAACGCGACCTGTCCGCCTTGTCGCCGGCGGATCGTGCGAGCGAAATCGCGACGGCCGAACGCATGGTGGTGGAGACGCCGTTCGATCTCGAACACGGCCCGCTGCTGCGCGCCGAACTGTTGAAACTCGGCGGCGATCAGCACCTGCTGCTGCTCAGTGCGCACCACATCGTCTGCGACGGATGGTCGTGGGGCGTGATCGTGCACGATCTGGGCGAAGCCTATCGCGCCGCGCATACGCATTCCGCGCCGGATCTTGCCGCTGCGGATTCGTTCGCCGATTTCGCCGTGGCCGAGGCTCGTTACGCGCAATCCGACGACTTTCGCGCGGCCGAACGCTACTGGCTGTCGCGGTATGCGACGTTGCCGACGCCGCTTGATCTGCCCACCGATCATCCGCGTCCGCGCTTCCGCGGCTTTGCCTCGCAGCGGTGCGACCTGCATCTGGAGCCCGCCGACGTGCGCGCTGCCGCGCAATGCGCTGCCCGTCACGGCGCCAGCCTGTACGCCTTGCTGCTGGCCGCGTTTGCCGCGTTGCTGCACCGGTTCTCCGGGCAGGACGATCTGGTGATCGGCGTGCCGGCGGCCGGCCAGGCCGGCGGACACGAGCAGATGGTCGGTCACGCGGTCAACATCCTGCCGGTGCGATTGCCGGTCACGGACGCGATGCCGTTCCAGCAGTTCCTCGCCGACGTGCGCGGTCAACTGCTCGATGCGTTCGAACACCAGCGCTACACCTTCGGCACCCTGCTTACGCGGCTGGCAATGCCGCGCGATCCGTCCCGGCTGCCGCTGGTCAGCGTGCTGTTCAATCTCGACCGTGCGTTCGGCCCGGATCAGGCCGATTTCGGCGACTTGCAGTTCGAGTTCGCTTCCGTGCCGCGCAGCTTCGAGAATTTCGAGTTGTTCATCAACGCAGTGCAGCGCGGCGATGGCGGCCTGTCGCTGGAGTGCCAATTCAACAGCGGCCTGTACGACAGCGGCACCATCGAAGCCTGGCTCGACGCCTACGTCACGCTGCTGCGCGGTATCGTCGAAGACGCCACGCTGGCGGTCGGCCGCGTTCCGCTGCTTTCCGCTGCGCAAGCGGCGTGGCTGGAATCGTTGCAGCCCGCACGCACCCCGTACGAGGCCGGCCGCCTCGCACATGAGTACTTCGAACGCCAGGCCGACCGTACGCCGCAGAACGCCGCAGTGCGCGATGCTCAGGTGCGCTGGACTTACGCCGAGCTGGAAGCGCGTGCCAACCGCATTGCCCACGTCCTGCGCGCGCGCGGGGTGGGCCGCGGCGCATTGGTCGGCATCTGCCTTGAACGCAATGCGGACATGCTCGCGGTCGTACTCGGCACGCTCAAGACGGGCGCCGGTTATGTACCACTGGATCCCGCGTATCCCGCGGAGCGGCTGGCATTCATGGTGGCGGACGCCGAACTTGCCGCGCTGGTCGTCTCCGACTCCGTCCCTGCGAACGTCGCTTTCCCCGTCGAGCGCACGCTCTCGCTGGCGCGCGATTCGGAAGAGCTGGCAAAGGCTTCCGCGGCGCGCCTTGCGCGCGATCCGGGCACCGATCCGTCGCGCGATGTCGCATACGTGATCTTCACTTCCGGCTCGACTGGCAAGCCCAAGGGCGTGCTCGTTCCGCACCAGGCGGCATCGAATCTGCTGACATCGCTGCAGCGCGAACCCGGCATACGCGCGGAAGATCGGCTGGTCGCGGTCACCACGCTGTCGTTCGACATCGCGTTCATGGAATTGCTGTTGCCGCTCTGCGTGGGCGCCGAGATCGTGATCGCCGGACGCGACGAAGTGCGCGACGGCGCGGCACTGCGCGGATTGATCGAACGCAGTGAAGCCACCCTGTTGCAGGCGACGCCGTCGGGCTGGCGGATCCTGCTCGATTCGGGTTGGCGCGGACATCCCGGTTTCCGCGCCGTGTCGGGTGGCGAGCCTTTGTCCGTCGATCTGGCGGAAGCGCTGCTCGAGCGCTGCGGCGAAGTCTGGAACGGTTACGGGCCGACCGAAGCCACCGTGTATTCCACGTTCTGGCGCGTCACGAATCCGCGTGCGGGCATCTATATCGGCAGTCCGGTGGCCAACAGCAGCGTGCGCGTGCTCGATGCGCAAGGCCTGCCGTGTCCGTTGGGCGTGCCGGGCGAGCTTTACATCGGCGGCGACGGCGTGGCGCTTGGTTATCTGCATCGCCCGGAACTCGATGCCGAACGCTTCCTGCCGGATCCCGACGCGACAATCGCCGGTGCCAGGCGATATCGCACCGGCGACCGTGGCCGCTGGACCGCCCGCGGCTGGATCGAGCATCTCGGACGCCTCGATTTCCAGATCAAGCTGCGCGGTTACCGCATTGAACCCGGGGAGATCGAAGCCAATCTGGTCGAAGCCCCGGGCGTCGCACGCGCAGTCGTGATCGTGCGCGAGGATCGTCCGGGCGATCAGCGTCTCGTGGCCTATGTCACCGGGCGCGACAACATAGGACCGGACGAGGCTTCGTTGCGCACGTGGTTGCATGGCCGCCTGCCGGAATACATGGTTCCGCAGCACTTTGTCGTGCTCGACGCGATTCCGTTGCTGCCCAACGGCAAGACCGACCGCAAGAGCCTGCCCGCGCCGCAGGCGCAGCTCTCCAGCGGGCGCGAATACGTGGCGCCGCGCGACGAGCGGGAAGCGCGCGTCGCGGAGGCGATGGAGCAGACGCTGGCATTGCCCGGCATCGGCATCCACGACGATTTCTTCGCGCTGGGCGGTCATTCGCTGCTCGCCGCGCAGCTCACCGCAAGGTTGAACCGGGAATTCGGCATCACCTTGTCGCTGCGCACGCTGTTCGATTCGCCGACGATCGCGGGCCTTGCCGCGGCGATCGGAGAGCAACTCGCCAAGGGCGATGCCTCGGCGCCCGAGCACATCGCGCGCCGCGCCGACCGGACCCGCGCGCCGGCGTCGCTGATGCAGCAGCGCCTGTGGTTCCTGGAGGAAATGAATCCGGGCCGGGTCGCCTACAACACGCCTTCCGCACACCGTTTGCGCGGCCATCTCGATGAATCCGCCTTCGAACGCGCGTTTGCCGCGATGGTTGAGCGGCAAGCAGTCTTGCGCACCTCGCTGCGGCGCGAAGGCGACCAGGTGCTGCAGATCGTCGAGCCGGCAGTGGACGTGAAATTGTTCCCCGCGGAGGATCTTTCCGGCCTGCCGGAGCAAGTACGCGAATCCGAACTGATGCGGCGCCTGCAGGTGCTGACGGACATACCGTTCGACCTGACGCGCGCGCCGCTGTTCCGCGCGCACATGTTCAAGCTCGGCGAGGACGACCACGCGTTCTTCTTCATGCCGCACCACATCATCTGGGATGGTTGGTCGTTCGACCTGATGTACACGGAGCTGGCGACGTCGTACCGCGCCATCAAGGCGGGACAACCTGCCGGGCTGCCCGAACTGCCGGTCAGCTACGGCGATTTCTCCGAATGGCACTGGCGCTGGCTGGAAGGTCCGCAGTTGCAATCCCAGCTCGCGTTCTGGCGCGAGCGGCTGAAGAACAGCGGCGAACCGAAAAATCTGCCCACCGACAGGCCGCGCCGGCCGGGCATGTCGGGCGTGGGCCGCACGGAGTGGATCAGGGTTTCCCGCGAAACCACGGAAGCCATGCGCGAGGCGGCGCGCGCCGCCGATGCCACGCTCAACATGGGGCTGCTGGCGCTTTACTACATCCTGCTCTACGGGACGACCGGACAGCGCGATCTGGTCGTCGGCACGCCGGTGCGCGGGCGCAACCAAGTCGAAGTGGAATCGGTGATGGGCTACTTCACCAACCTGGTGCCGCTGCATCTGGCGCTGGACCCGGCACTTTCGTTCGTGGACTTCCTGCGCGAAGTCAAGCGCATGGTGGTGGACAGCTTCGGCAATCCGGATGTGCCACTCGAATACCTGCAGCGCGAACTCAGGGCGCGCTATGGAGGTTCAGCGCCGCTGTATCAGGCGTTGTTCTCCTTCCAGGATGCGCGGCAACGCATCACCGACTGGGGCGGCCTTTCGCACGAACAGATCCTGCTGTTCCAGAGCGGCGCCACGGAAGATCTCGGCCTGTGGTTCCTGGAGAACGCCAAGGGCATGATCGGAGGCGTCACCTACAACGCCGACATCCTCGATGCCGACACGGTACGAATGCAGCGGGCGCGGTATCTCGAATTGCTCGTACGCGTGATCGAGGATCCGCATCAATCCATCGCCGCGCTGACGCAGAAGATGCGCAATCCGCAGGAAGGCCGGCAAGCCGCAACCGCAGCGGCCGTTCCCGTGCAGCCGAGTCAACCACCGGCTGGCGACGGGGCCGGCGCCGCGGCGACGGTGAAGCCTGTCGCGGAGCAAAGTGCAGTGTCGCCGACGCCCGCTTCGCAACCCATCGGTGCGCTCGAACGGGCGCTGATGGAGATCTGGTGCGAAGTGTTGCAGGTACGCGAAATCGGCATCCACGCAGACTTTTTCGATCTCGGCGGCGACTCCCTCCTGGCCGTGCGCATGTTCCATCTGGCCCAGAAGCTCACCGGCGTCAACTTGCCGCTGGCGACGTTGTTGACCGCGCCGACCATCGCACGACAGGCGGCGGCGTTCCGCGCGGCGGGCGCGAAAGAGCCGGAAACCACCGGATCGGCGATCTTCGTGGACGACTCCGTCCGCGACCCCTGGGCGCCGCTGGTGCCGATCCAGCCGCGCGGTTCGCGGCCTCCGCTGTTCTGCATCCACGCGGTGGGCGGCAATGTGTTGAACTACGTTCCGGTGGCGAAAGCGCTGGGGGAGGAGCAGCCTTTCTACGGCATCCAGGCGATCGGCCTGAATGGCCTCACCCCACCACTGGACTCGCTGACCGAGATGGCCACGCGCTACCTCGCCGAGATCCGCACGGTGCAACCGCACGGCCCGTACTTCCTCGCCGGCGGTTCGATGGGCGGCATGATCGCTTATGAAATCGCCCGGCAAATGCGCAGTCAGGGAGAAACGATCGGATTGCTGGCGATGTTCGACACCTACGGGCCGTCCAACCGCCAATTCGAGGTGAGTGGCCGGTGGGAGAAGCGATTGGCGCGTGCGCGCGGTCTCGACCTGCAGGGCAAACTGGGCATGCTTGCGCATGCGTTGGCGTGGCGGATCCGTCACGTTGCCGACATCGTGCGCATCCGCTGGTTCCGCCTCAGGCGCAAAACGATTCCGCACGACTTGCGCTATCGCGAGATCGAACGGGTGCACGAACGCGCCTACATGGGCTACACGGCAGTATCCAGCGACATCCCGGTGACGCTGTTCCGTGCTTCCGAACAATGCGAAGGTGTCACCACTTCACGCGCGCTGGGTTGGGAAGAAACCGTCAGCGGCAAGATCGAAGTGATTGATATGCCCGGCGGACACGACAACCTGGTCGAACAACCGAAGCTGGTCGAAAATCTGCGCGAAGTGCTGGCGCGCGCGCAGGCCGCCCAAGGTCATTGA
- a CDS encoding Sulfotransferase, with translation MPTNVAKGPNLFLVGAPKCGTTSLYEYLRKHPQIFFPGDEQEDAYWRAKEPAFFCTDLDLPAHKSIKSEPEYLALYAGSDGYKWRGDASAFYLYSKVAAERIKAFCPDARILITLRPPVDQMHSWHNDCLLGPTEDITDFHEAVAASEDRRMGRRLAPQGIPAWQDYFGVAQFAGQVEGYQRTFGRESVHVVLLEDLASRPEETYRGILEFLDVDRSFMPEFRVYNEPPVKGRLEKFLNAIHSQPGIRQISDRIFPYPVRRRVVLAVRRLHQGKPKSPDPRDTELRARCRPDIERLAGLIGRDLSHWM, from the coding sequence ATGCCAACGAATGTCGCCAAAGGCCCCAACCTGTTCCTGGTGGGTGCACCAAAGTGCGGTACGACTTCGCTCTACGAATACCTGCGCAAGCACCCACAGATTTTTTTCCCGGGCGACGAGCAGGAAGACGCCTATTGGCGCGCCAAGGAACCGGCCTTCTTCTGCACGGACCTTGACCTGCCTGCCCATAAATCAATCAAGAGCGAGCCCGAATACCTCGCGTTGTATGCCGGCAGCGACGGCTACAAGTGGCGAGGCGATGCCTCGGCGTTTTACCTGTACTCGAAAGTCGCGGCCGAGCGCATCAAGGCTTTCTGTCCGGACGCCCGAATCCTCATCACCCTGCGGCCGCCGGTGGACCAGATGCATTCATGGCACAACGATTGCCTGCTGGGTCCGACGGAGGACATCACCGATTTTCATGAGGCGGTCGCCGCCAGCGAAGATCGCCGCATGGGCCGGCGCCTCGCCCCGCAAGGCATTCCCGCATGGCAGGATTACTTCGGCGTGGCCCAGTTCGCAGGGCAAGTCGAAGGCTACCAGCGCACGTTCGGCCGCGAATCGGTGCACGTGGTGCTGCTGGAGGATCTTGCTTCAAGGCCGGAAGAGACCTATCGCGGCATCCTGGAATTTCTCGACGTGGACCGGTCGTTCATGCCGGAATTCCGCGTGTACAACGAACCTCCGGTCAAGGGCAGGCTCGAAAAATTCCTGAACGCCATCCACTCGCAACCCGGCATCCGGCAGATATCGGATCGGATTTTTCCTTACCCGGTACGGCGACGCGTGGTGCTTGCGGTGCGGCGCCTGCATCAGGGAAAACCGAAATCCCCGGATCCGCGCGACACCGAACTCCGCGCGCGCTGCAGACCGGATATTGAACGGCTTGCCGGGCTGATAGGCCGCGACCTGTCGCATTGGATGTAA